From the genome of Muricauda sp. SCSIO 64092, one region includes:
- a CDS encoding methyltransferase family protein has protein sequence MKKILMFTYSMVAYLIAFASILFWIASVGNLIPAIGIDQEPQMSFLWALANNVLLISLFGVQHSVMARKWFKELFARYFPKPIERSTFVLVSGLLLFNMVYNWQPIGGQLWQVAPNSILFYVLYALFFTGWAILFISSFLINHFDLFGLRQTFLELMGKPYTQLQFRVTLFYKHVRHPLYFGMLLGMWATPTMTVTHLVFAIAITAYVIIGTLFEEKDLVNEFGETYKAYQAKKPMLIPFTKWRKGAKQGPVLTKELK, from the coding sequence ATGAAGAAAATTTTAATGTTTACCTATTCCATGGTTGCCTACCTTATTGCATTTGCATCCATCCTTTTTTGGATTGCTTCTGTCGGCAACCTGATTCCGGCAATCGGAATCGACCAAGAACCCCAAATGTCCTTTTTATGGGCATTGGCGAACAACGTACTTTTGATTTCCCTATTTGGGGTACAGCACAGTGTTATGGCGAGAAAATGGTTTAAGGAACTCTTCGCCCGTTATTTCCCAAAACCGATTGAGCGAAGCACTTTTGTTTTGGTTTCCGGACTACTGCTGTTTAACATGGTGTACAACTGGCAACCCATTGGCGGTCAACTATGGCAAGTGGCACCCAATAGCATTTTGTTTTATGTACTCTATGCACTGTTCTTTACTGGATGGGCAATACTGTTCATCAGTTCTTTTTTGATCAACCATTTTGATTTGTTCGGGTTGCGGCAAACGTTTTTGGAGTTAATGGGCAAGCCCTATACCCAATTACAGTTCAGGGTAACCCTATTCTACAAACATGTACGGCATCCGCTCTATTTTGGTATGCTCTTGGGCATGTGGGCCACTCCGACCATGACCGTTACCCATTTGGTTTTTGCCATTGCCATTACGGCATACGTCATCATTGGAACCTTATTTGAAGAAAAAGATTTGGTGAACGAGTTTGGGGAAACCTATAAGGCATATCAAGCCAAAAAACCTATGCTCATCCCTTTTACCAAATGGCGAAAAGGAGCTAAACAAGGCCCAGTATTGACAAAGGAATTAAAATAA